From a region of the Parus major isolate Abel chromosome 6, Parus_major1.1, whole genome shotgun sequence genome:
- the SFXN2 gene encoding sideroflexin-2 isoform X2, with the protein MATVSLDFNIDSPRWDQSTFVGRLKHFLNITDPRTVLVPEEELDRAKALVEGCRAGLVPPGSSQEQLLYAKKLYDSAFHPDSGEKMNLIGRMSFQVPGGMAITGCMLQFYRTVPAVIFWQWVNQSFNAFVNYTNRNAASPISLRQIGVAYVTATGAALATAVGLNLYTKRAPPLLARWVPFAAVAAANCVNIPMMRQQEIINGITVTDENNNELGCSRRAAVKGIAQVVVSRITMAAPGMIILPIIMERLEKFPFMQRIRVLHGPLQLPCTG; encoded by the exons ATGGCTACAGTTTCCCTTGACTTCAACATCGACTCCCCACGCTGGGACCAGAGCACCTTTGTGGGGCGCCTGAAGCACTTTCTCAACATCACCGACCCTCGGACAGTGCTGGTGCCGGAGGAGGAGCTGGACCGGGCCAAGGCCCTGGTGGAGGGCTGCAG ggctgggctggtgccACCAGgaagcagccaggagcagctgctctaTGCCAAGAAGCTGTACGACTCAGCTTTCCACCCTGACAGCGGTGAGAAGATGAACCTCATTGGGAGGATGTCCTTTCAGGTGCCAGGGGGCATGGCCATCACTGGCTGCATGCTCCAGTTCTATCG GACAGTGCCTGCTGTGATTTTCTGGCAGTGGGTGAACCAGTCGTTCAATGCCTTTGTCAACTACACCAACCGCAACGCTGCTTCCCCCATCTCTCTGAG GCAAATTGGGGTGGCTTATGTCACAGCCACAGGTGCAGCCCTGGCCACCGCAGTGGGACTCAACCTCTACACCAAG CGAGCCCCTCCCTTGCTGGCCCGCTGGGTCCCAtttgcagctgtggctgctgccaacTGTGTCAATATCCCCATGATGCGGCAACA GGAGATCATCAACGGGATCACAGTGACAGATGAGAACAACAACGAGCTCGGATGCTCCAGG AGGGCAGCAGTGAAGGGCATCGCGCAGGTTGTGGTCTCCAGGATCACCATGGCAGCACCAGGCATGA TTATTTTGCCCATCATCATGGAGCGGCTGGAGAAATTCCCTTTCATGCAG CGGATCCGGGTTCTCCACGGgcctctgcag ctcccttgCACTGGCTGA
- the SFXN2 gene encoding sideroflexin-2 isoform X1, with protein MATVSLDFNIDSPRWDQSTFVGRLKHFLNITDPRTVLVPEEELDRAKALVEGCRAGLVPPGSSQEQLLYAKKLYDSAFHPDSGEKMNLIGRMSFQVPGGMAITGCMLQFYRTVPAVIFWQWVNQSFNAFVNYTNRNAASPISLRQIGVAYVTATGAALATAVGLNLYTKRAPPLLARWVPFAAVAAANCVNIPMMRQQEIINGITVTDENNNELGCSRRAAVKGIAQVVVSRITMAAPGMIILPIIMERLEKFPFMQRIRVLHGPLQVLLCGGFLLFMVPAACALFPQRCSLALADLEVELRDSIMAKHGDKVPYVYFNKGL; from the exons ATGGCTACAGTTTCCCTTGACTTCAACATCGACTCCCCACGCTGGGACCAGAGCACCTTTGTGGGGCGCCTGAAGCACTTTCTCAACATCACCGACCCTCGGACAGTGCTGGTGCCGGAGGAGGAGCTGGACCGGGCCAAGGCCCTGGTGGAGGGCTGCAG ggctgggctggtgccACCAGgaagcagccaggagcagctgctctaTGCCAAGAAGCTGTACGACTCAGCTTTCCACCCTGACAGCGGTGAGAAGATGAACCTCATTGGGAGGATGTCCTTTCAGGTGCCAGGGGGCATGGCCATCACTGGCTGCATGCTCCAGTTCTATCG GACAGTGCCTGCTGTGATTTTCTGGCAGTGGGTGAACCAGTCGTTCAATGCCTTTGTCAACTACACCAACCGCAACGCTGCTTCCCCCATCTCTCTGAG GCAAATTGGGGTGGCTTATGTCACAGCCACAGGTGCAGCCCTGGCCACCGCAGTGGGACTCAACCTCTACACCAAG CGAGCCCCTCCCTTGCTGGCCCGCTGGGTCCCAtttgcagctgtggctgctgccaacTGTGTCAATATCCCCATGATGCGGCAACA GGAGATCATCAACGGGATCACAGTGACAGATGAGAACAACAACGAGCTCGGATGCTCCAGG AGGGCAGCAGTGAAGGGCATCGCGCAGGTTGTGGTCTCCAGGATCACCATGGCAGCACCAGGCATGA TTATTTTGCCCATCATCATGGAGCGGCTGGAGAAATTCCCTTTCATGCAG CGGATCCGGGTTCTCCACGGgcctctgcaggtgctgctctgcGGGGGCTT CCTCCTGTTCATGGTGCCAGCAGCTTGCGCCCTCTTCCCCCAGAGATG ctcccttgCACTGGCTGATCTTGAGGTGGAGCTGCGTGACAGTATCATGGCCAAGCATGGGGACAAAGTGCCTTACGTCTATTTTAACAAAGGACTGTGA